CCTTCTCTATGTGAGATGGGCAACAATACGCGCCAAATCAGGGCAGCTCACCTTGCTTTCAATTTTTGAAAGCTCGTAAGTCCCTCGGTTTTCCGTAAGTTTCTCCTCGGATTGCACTATAAATTGTGCAATCTCAACTAATTCCCAAAAAAAAATGCTTTCTGTGCTAACCTTCACACATCGTTTGAAACAAGTTGGTTTTCGCAATTGCTTCACTGTACGAACCCCGATTTGGATCTAGCGGAAATTCATCAGCAACAACAAGGAAATAACGAACATGGAACAGGGAACAGTAAAGTGGTTCAACGATGCCAAGGGGTTTGGCTTTATCAGCCGTCAGAACGGCGAGGATGTGTTTGTGCACTACTCGGCGATCAACTCCAACGGCTTCAAGAGCCTTCAGGAAGGCCAGGCAGTGCAGTTCAACGTGGTGAAGGGACCCAAGGGTTGGCAGGCATCTGACGTCCAGCCTCTCTAAGTTCCGGTAAGCGAAAGGCATCACCCAGGTTTGGCGCTAGGGATGGCTATGGCTGTCCCTATGCGCATTTAACCTGCAATCGGCGCTTATTTCGTTTGAGCTCACGGTTGCGAGGGGATACCCATCTCCGGCAGTATCGTCGAGGTGGTTCGGAACTTGCGATAGTCCGAGTTGACCATTCGCACCGTGCCCTTGAAGTTGAAGAGCAGAAGCATTCGCGCTTCACCCTGCCCCTCGAACATCTCCGGCAGCCATACCTCGTTGTTGATCTTGGTCTGGGCCATGCTGAAGCTGGTGCCTTTATGGATGTTGATGACTAGTCCGGCGCCAATCTTGAACGCATTGACGAAGTGCCCCTCGGCCTTCACCAGTACGTGGTCCTGTTCGTCCACCCAGACCGTTCCGACCAGATCGCGGAAGACCGTCTCGGCTCTGTTTTTGGTCTTTGCTTTCGGGTCTCCTGTGTAATCGACCACAATCGTGTCGCGCCCGTTTAGTTTTATCCGACGCGGATTACTGAAGCTGCCAAGCTCAAGGATGCGTGACACCGTAATCTCATCATTACCACGAGGATCGGTTGACTTGCCTTGCTGTTCGGCCTCCTCACGCTTCTTTTTGGCTTTGGCAATCTCTTTATTGAGCCTGTTGTTTTCTTTCTGCTGCTCTTTTGCGCTTAGGTCTTTTCCGTCTTTCTTCGTCAGGCGGGAGACCTCGACTCCCTCAACCCAGAAGACGTCGTACCCGCGTGTCTCGGTCTTCCTGATGCCATTGTGGCCGTCCGATTCCTGCTCGGTGACGGTCGAGTGGTAGATATAGTTCTTCTGGATGGCCTCGGCGGTCTTCTGCCTGGCCTCGACCTCATGCATTAGCGTGGGAATATCAGGCAGAGGACGCGTGTCTTCCGCAGCGGATGCCGGTTGATTCGCGGTATGTTGTGTTTGCGCCAGGGCACCCGTCACTGGCCAGCAGAGCGCCAGAGTCAGTAGCACCGCACTGCGCGCGACTCTCTTCATATTTGTAAGCATAGTGCCTCTGGCAGACGACGATGGCCCCGGAGGATTGACCGGGGCCATCATTGAGTTGAATGAGGTTTGAGCCTACATGAGGCGCTGCATCACGTCTTCCAGTGCTGCTTTGCCGGGGCGTACGCGCGAGTCGGGCAGCGTGGCGAGCGGTTCGTCTACCAGGTTCAGAAGCTCGGTGAAGCTGGGCTTCTCTGTGTCGATGTAGAAGACGCCGGTGAGCACTTCGTTGTTCTGGTGTGCTGTCATCAGAGCCGAGACAGCGTTGACGCGGTCGGTTGGGTCGAAGTTCTCGTGCAGCTTGCGCAGGCGCATGTGGCTGCCGTCGTGCATCTGGACGTCGATCGTCGTGCCTGGATCGTACTCGACGTCGATCTCCTGGAAGTGCGGCACGAAGCCGATCTCGGAGATGACCTCGTCGTGCTCCTGCATGTACTTGTAGCTCTTGGTCGAGCCTTCGTGGTCGTTGAAGGTGACGCAGGGCGAGATGACATCGAGCACGACGGTGCCTTTGTGCGCGATGGCCGCCTTCAGCATCGTGACCAACTGCTTTTTGTCGCCGGAGAACGAGCGGGCCACGAATGTTGCGCCGAGCTGGATGGCCAGTGCGCAGATGTCGATGGCGGGCAGGTCGTTGATGACGCCGGTCTTGAGCTTCGAGCCGATGTCGGCCGTCGCGGAGAACTGGCCCTTAGTGAGGCCGTAGACGCCGTTGTCTTCGATGATGTAGATCAGCGGAACATTGCGGCGGAGCAGGTGGACGAACTGGCCCATGCCGATCGAGGCGGTGTCGCCGTCGCCGCTGACGCCGATTGCGTCCATGGTGCTGTTGGCAAGAATGGCTCCGGTCGCAACCGAAGGCATTCTGCCGTGGACGCTGTTGAACGAGTGGGAGCGGCTCATGAAGTAGGCCGGGCTCTTCGACGAGCAGCCGATGCCGGAGAGCTTCATGACGCGCTCGGGCTTCACGCCCATCTCGTAGTAGGCATCGATGATGCGCTCGGAGATTGCGTTGTGGCCGCAGCCGGCGCAGAGTGTTGTCTTGCCGCCGCGGTAGTCGAGCACCTGCAGGCCGAGGCGGTTGGTCTTTGCCGCCGGCTTTGGTGCTTCAGAGGTAACAGGAGTCGTCGCCATTTATATTCCTTCC
This is a stretch of genomic DNA from Edaphobacter acidisoli. It encodes these proteins:
- a CDS encoding cold-shock protein produces the protein MEQGTVKWFNDAKGFGFISRQNGEDVFVHYSAINSNGFKSLQEGQAVQFNVVKGPKGWQASDVQPL
- a CDS encoding 2-oxoacid:ferredoxin oxidoreductase subunit beta — protein: MATTPVTSEAPKPAAKTNRLGLQVLDYRGGKTTLCAGCGHNAISERIIDAYYEMGVKPERVMKLSGIGCSSKSPAYFMSRSHSFNSVHGRMPSVATGAILANSTMDAIGVSGDGDTASIGMGQFVHLLRRNVPLIYIIEDNGVYGLTKGQFSATADIGSKLKTGVINDLPAIDICALAIQLGATFVARSFSGDKKQLVTMLKAAIAHKGTVVLDVISPCVTFNDHEGSTKSYKYMQEHDEVISEIGFVPHFQEIDVEYDPGTTIDVQMHDGSHMRLRKLHENFDPTDRVNAVSALMTAHQNNEVLTGVFYIDTEKPSFTELLNLVDEPLATLPDSRVRPGKAALEDVMQRLM